The following are from one region of the bacterium genome:
- a CDS encoding P-II family nitrogen regulator produces MHLLVLVLNREEYMEEVLTIFVEAGVPGATIIDTEGMGRAVSYDIPIFATLKNIMKGTHFYNRTIFSVIEDEELLNKTIDMIRKSIDLDKEGTGILFTIPVSKVYGLTKEELKW; encoded by the coding sequence ATGCATTTATTGGTTCTTGTTCTTAACAGGGAAGAATACATGGAAGAAGTCCTTACTATTTTTGTGGAAGCGGGTGTTCCCGGTGCGACAATTATTGATACAGAGGGTATGGGGAGGGCGGTTTCTTATGATATTCCGATTTTCGCCACCCTGAAAAATATAATGAAAGGGACGCATTTTTACAATAGAACCATATTTTCGGTAATCGAAGATGAAGAGCTTTTAAATAAAACTATTGATATGATAAGAAAAAGTATTGACCTTGATAAGGAAGGAACCGGTATTCTTTTCACAATCCCTGTCAGCAAGGTATATGGATTGA